Proteins from one Desulfovulcanus ferrireducens genomic window:
- a CDS encoding (2Fe-2S) ferredoxin domain-containing protein, translating into MEKPDYHILVCMSFRGLEPKGKCIKQGGGELLQYLESEIADRGLNAFLSSTGCLQFCDQGPVMVIYPQGYWYGGITDEDQIDEILDALEEGRAAEEYLLA; encoded by the coding sequence ATGGAAAAGCCGGACTATCACATTCTAGTATGTATGAGTTTCAGGGGACTGGAACCCAAAGGTAAATGTATCAAGCAAGGTGGAGGGGAACTGCTTCAATACCTTGAAAGCGAAATCGCGGATCGCGGTCTGAACGCCTTTCTTTCCAGTACCGGATGCTTGCAGTTTTGCGACCAGGGACCTGTCATGGTCATTTATCCACAAGGGTACTGGTACGGTGGGATTACAGACGAGGACCAGATCGATGAAATACTGGACGCGCTTGAGGAAGGCAGGGCCGCTGAAGAGTACCTTCTTGCCTAG